In Maylandia zebra isolate NMK-2024a linkage group LG12, Mzebra_GT3a, whole genome shotgun sequence, a single genomic region encodes these proteins:
- the csgalnact1b gene encoding chondroitin sulfate N-acetylgalactosaminyltransferase 1 — MFKRWLMALVARVGLIVLTLCCCVLLLYLLACKPVSHGSQQSLPWAGSATSKERYMALLQEREDSHRHYINSLTKQIAQLKEALQERTQQLQESLDKAKIKGILPQGLESLHKTPTQSDLKEFFRSQLNQAEVNSGVKLPSEYALIPFDTFTLQSVYQLETGLTRHPAERPVRKDRRDELIGTVETALHVLNGPKHHTDNIRRKHTFSPSDFIQGLTRTERDRGSIYELTFKGDSPQDFTQLVLFRPFGPVMKVKSEIVNTQNIIINIIVPLSKRVDTFKQFIKNFREVCIQQDGRVHLTVVYFGRDQIDEVKAVLDQTTRETRFRSFTLIQLNEEFSRGRGLDVGARAWRRSQNILLFFCDVDIHFTADFLTSCRLNAEPGKRVYYPVLFSQYNPSIIYRNQTLLPSLQQQLVIRKESGFWRDFGFGMTCQYRSDFINIGGFDRSIKGWGLEDVHLYRKYLHSKLMVIRFPTRSLFHLWHEKSCADELPPDKYKMCMQTKAMSEASHSQLGELFSKQEIQVHAQKQMK, encoded by the exons ATGTTCAAACGGTGGCTGATGGCCCTGGTGGCCCGTGTTGGCCTCATTGTGCTGACCCTCTGCTGTTGCGTGCTGCTGCTGTATCTCCTGGCCTGCAAACCTGTATCTCACGGCAGCCAGCAGTCTTTGCCATGGGCTGGAAGTGCCACCAGTAAGGAGAGGTACATGGCTTTACTGCAGGAGAGGGAAGACTCTCACAGACATTATATCAACAGCCTGACAAAGCAAATAGCCCAGCTGAAGGAAGCTCTGCAGGAGAGGACGCAGCAGCTTCAGGAGTCCCTGGATAAAGCTAAAATCAAAGGGATCCTACCTCAGGGTTTGGAGAGCCTGCACAAAACCCCAACGCAGTCTGATCTGAAG GAGTTCTTCCGCTCCCAACTGAACCAGGCAGAGGTGAACTCAGGTGTGAAGCTGCCCAGCGAATATGCACTAATTCCTTTTGACACTTTCACCCTGCAGAG TGTGTACCAGCTGGAAACAGGGCTGACCAGGCATCCAGCGGAGAGGCCTGTGAGAAAAGACCGCAGAGATGAGCTGATAGGGACTGTGGAAACAGCTCTGCATGTCCTGAATGGACCCAAGCATCACACTGACAACATCAggagaaaacacacattctCCCCTTCAGACTTTATCCAAG GGCTGACTCGCACAGAGCGGGACAGAGGAAGCATTTACGAGCTGACGTTTAAAGGTGACAGTCCACAGGACTTCACGCAGCTTGTACTCTTCAGGCCTTTTGGCCCCGTGATGAAAGTGAAGAGCGAAATTGTGAACACgcaaaacatcatcatcaacatcatcGTACCTCTGTCCAAGAGGGTGGACACATTCAAACAATTCATCAAAAACTTCAG AGAGGTATGCATCCAGCAGGACGGCAGGGTTCATCTCACCGTGGTCTACTTTGGTCGAGATCAGATAGACGAGGTAAAAGCTGTGCTGGACCAGACCACTAG AGAGACTCGGTTCAGGAGCTTCACGTTGATCCAGCTGAATGAGGAGTTTTCTCGCGGCCGGGGCTTAGACGTGGGTGCCAGGGCTTGGAGGCGCAGCCAGAACATTCTGCTCTTCTTCTGTGATGTTGACATTCACTTTACAGCTGATTTCTTAACTTCCTGTCGTCTCAATGCAGAACCTG GTAAGAGAGTGTACTACCCAGTGCTCTTCAGCCAGTACAACCCATCTATCATCTACAGAAATCAGACGCTCTTgccttcacttcagcagcagctG GTGATAAGGAAGGAGAGTGGATTCTGGCGTGACTTTGGGTTCGGCATGACATGCCAGTACAGGTCTGATTTCATCAACATAG GTGGTTTTGATCGCAGCATCAAAGGTTGGGGCCTGGAGGACGTGCACCTGTACAGGAAGTACCTTCACAGTAAGCTGATGGTGATTCGCTTTCCAACTCGCAGCCTTTTCCATTTGTGGCACGAGAAGAGCTGTGCAGATGAGCTTCCTCCAGACAAGTACAAGATGTGTATGCAGACAAAAGCCATGAGCGAAGCTTCGCACAGCCAGCTGGGGGAGCTCTTCTCCAAACAAGAGATTCAGGTTCACGCTCAGAAACAGATGAAATGA